From Coleofasciculus sp. FACHB-T130:
TATGGCTGTTTGCGGTTTATACTTTTTGGGAGATTACTGCCGATCGCGTCTCTTCTTTTTCCAAGGCAACATACAAGCGATTCAGGGCGTTGACATAGGCTTGGGCGGAGGCGACGATGATATCGGTGTTGGCAGCATGACCGGAGAATACTCGATCTTGGTGCCGTAGGCGAATCGTAACTTCTCCGATGGCGTCAATTCCAGCCGTTACCGATTGAACGGAAAATTCAATCAGTTGGTTGGGGACGTTGACGACGCGGTTGATTGCTTTATAAACGGCATCTACGGGTCCCGTACCGATGGCGGCGTCGGTGAGTTCTTCGCCTGCGGGAGTGCGAAGTGTAACGGTTGCGGTGGGCTGAGAGTTGCTGCCGCAAGAGACTTGCACCAATTCTAAGCGGAAAAGTTCTGGGGCTTGTTGGATTTCATCGTTAGCGATCGCTTCCAAATCCCAATCGGTGATTTCTTTCTTTTTATCCGCTAAGTCTTTAAACTTCAGAAAGGCTTTATTTAACTCACTTTCTGATAGTTCAAATCCCAATTCTTTCAGTCGAGCGCTGAAGGCATGGCGACCGGAATGTTTGCCCAGTACAATCTGATTATCGGTTAAACCGATAGATTGGGCATCCATAATTTCGTAGGTGAGCTTGTTTTTCAGCACCCCATCTTGGTGAATGCCAGACTCGTGTGCAAAAGCATTTGCGCCCACAATTGCTTTATTCGGCTGCACCAACATCCCTGTTAAGTTAGAAACTAACCGAGATGTTTTGTAAATCTGCTTTGTGTCAATATTCGTGAGGGGTTCTTCTGACTCCTCTGGGCGTCCTAAAAATGGATTGTAATACTGACGCCGGACATGGAGTGCCATCACCAATTCTTCGAGTGAAGCATTCCCGGCTCTTTCGCCAATGCCGTTAATGGTGCATTCTAGCTGTCGTGCGCCATTTTTCACGGCTTCCAAGAAGTTCGCCACCGCCAAGCCTAAGTCATTATGACCGTGTACGGAAATGATTGCTTGGTCAATATTCGGCACATTCTCTTTAATTCCCTTAATTAAGTCACCAAACTCGCTGGGAGTCATGTAACCAACGGTATCGGGAATATTGACAGTTTTGGCACCCGCCGCAATTGTCCGCTCTAGCACTTGGTAGAGGAACTCTGGATCGGAGCGAGCGGCATCCATTGGGGAGAATTCTACATCGTCCATGAAGGATTTAGCGTAGGCGACCATTTCTTCTGCGATCGCTAACACTTCAGCCCTTGTCTTTCTTAGCTGATATTCTAAGTGAATATCAGATGTTGAAATAAAGGTGTGAATCCTACCTTTTACCGCCGGTTTTAGCGCTTCTGCCGCGGCTTCAATATCTGCTTTGATCGCTCTTGCCAAACTACAGATAACTGGGCCATCTTCTGTCCCGACTGTCTTGGCAATTTTCTGAACTGCCTCGAAATCTCCTGGGCTAGCATAAGCGAAACCCGCTTCAATCACATCCACGCCCAAACGAGCCAATTGTCGCGCGATACTCAGCTTTTCGTCTACATTCAGAGTTGCGCCGGGGCACTGTTCCCCATCTCGAAGGGTCGTATCGAAAATAATAATCCGGTCTTGGCTAGGTTCAACGTTCATAGGTCAAAAAAAACACATCCTTCAACTTTGATTCATTCGCCGTTAGTCATTAGTTCTTGCTAATTAGTTATAGCCAAAAAAACTAAGGTTTGAAGACTAATATTCAGTTTTTTCAATAAATTCCCGAATTTCATTCAGGTCTATGTAGCGATCTGTAGCGTTTCTTAGCTCTCTCGCTATCATTCCTTCTGTGGAAACTACTGTAATATGCGTATTTTTAGAACGTAACAGTTCGATGGCTCTTTCAAAATCGCCATCTCCACTGAATAAAACTACTCGATCGTACTGTTCTACTGTATTAAACATATCTACAACAATTTCAATATCTAAGTTCGCCTTTTGCGAATAGCGACCGGAAGTATCATCGTAATATTCTTTAAGAATTTTTGTACGGACGGTGTATCCCAAACTAATTAGTGCGTCTCGAAATCCTCGCTGATCCTGTGGATCTTTTAGCCCGGTGTACCAGAAGGCGTTGATGAGATTTGTATCGGGCTGTTCCTTTCTAAAGTATTCCAATACTCGCCTAGGATCGAAAAACCAACCATTTTTTTGTTGAGCGTAGAACATATTGTTCCCGTCTACAAAAATAGAAAGACGGTTCATTAAGAAAGCCATAGAAACTAAAACCTAAAATTTGTAGAAAAGAATTTTAGTGGAATGATTTATTCTAGCAATTTGTTACGAATATTTATTCATAAGTACTTTAGTGCAATCCCTATTCTTTTTTATCTTTCCGGATCTCCCCAAAACCTGCTGGCATTCAGGAGGTTTTTCGGGCAAAATCGGCGATTAAAGTCGAAAAAGGGGAACAGCACCGATAAAGTCAAACATAACTTCTTCTTTAAACTCTACCTTAGTTGAGGACTCTATTACTGTCCTAGTGGACACTATCGTATAGTTAGGGCAAGTAGTTAAGCACTGCCTTTATAGTATTTACAGGTAAGAACACCAATCACTCCAACTACCAGCATATAGCTTGCCCGTATGAACTCCCGCTATTTCTAAAGACAACAGATTTACGCAGGCGGTAACGCCAGAACCACAGTAGACTAAAACCTCCTCAGCTTGCTCTAAGCCTACCCATCGTGCGCGTTGTTCCGTCATCGGTCGTAGGTAAGATTGACTACTCGATACTTCCTGCCAAGGATAGTTTACGGCTCCGGGGATATGACCGGCAATTGGGTCAATGG
This genomic window contains:
- a CDS encoding 2-isopropylmalate synthase, coding for MNVEPSQDRIIIFDTTLRDGEQCPGATLNVDEKLSIARQLARLGVDVIEAGFAYASPGDFEAVQKIAKTVGTEDGPVICSLARAIKADIEAAAEALKPAVKGRIHTFISTSDIHLEYQLRKTRAEVLAIAEEMVAYAKSFMDDVEFSPMDAARSDPEFLYQVLERTIAAGAKTVNIPDTVGYMTPSEFGDLIKGIKENVPNIDQAIISVHGHNDLGLAVANFLEAVKNGARQLECTINGIGERAGNASLEELVMALHVRRQYYNPFLGRPEESEEPLTNIDTKQIYKTSRLVSNLTGMLVQPNKAIVGANAFAHESGIHQDGVLKNKLTYEIMDAQSIGLTDNQIVLGKHSGRHAFSARLKELGFELSESELNKAFLKFKDLADKKKEITDWDLEAIANDEIQQAPELFRLELVQVSCGSNSQPTATVTLRTPAGEELTDAAIGTGPVDAVYKAINRVVNVPNQLIEFSVQSVTAGIDAIGEVTIRLRHQDRVFSGHAANTDIIVASAQAYVNALNRLYVALEKEETRSAVISQKV
- a CDS encoding NYN domain-containing protein, with the protein product MAFLMNRLSIFVDGNNMFYAQQKNGWFFDPRRVLEYFRKEQPDTNLINAFWYTGLKDPQDQRGFRDALISLGYTVRTKILKEYYDDTSGRYSQKANLDIEIVVDMFNTVEQYDRVVLFSGDGDFERAIELLRSKNTHITVVSTEGMIARELRNATDRYIDLNEIREFIEKTEY